In Natronomonas halophila, one DNA window encodes the following:
- a CDS encoding RNA-guided pseudouridylation complex pseudouridine synthase subunit Cbf5, protein MRERGPPGERDPETLLEFGVVNLDKPAGPSAHQVTAWVRDMAGVDRAAHGGTLDPKVTGCLPILTGDAPRAAQVFDDSRKSYVSVLELHGPTPSDFESTLDEFEGPLYQKPPRKSAVVRKLRVRTIHSLDALETEERRALLDIECESGTYIRKLCHDLGLALGTGAHMGDLRRTKTGTFDDSSLVTLQDLADGLAFWREDDDPELLKEVVQPAERALEHLPELTVAPSAAREIAEGAPVYAPGVIETELGDATEGDLVACYTPDGAAVCLGHLVGDPDAESGEVVELERVLV, encoded by the coding sequence ATGCGTGAACGTGGCCCGCCCGGGGAACGCGACCCCGAAACGCTGCTTGAGTTCGGCGTCGTCAACCTCGACAAACCGGCGGGCCCCTCCGCCCACCAGGTCACTGCCTGGGTCCGCGACATGGCCGGCGTCGACCGTGCGGCACACGGCGGCACGCTCGACCCCAAAGTGACGGGCTGTCTCCCGATTCTGACCGGCGACGCGCCCCGAGCGGCGCAGGTCTTCGACGACAGCCGCAAAAGCTACGTGAGCGTGCTCGAACTCCACGGCCCGACGCCGAGCGACTTCGAGTCGACGCTCGATGAGTTCGAAGGCCCGCTGTATCAGAAACCGCCGCGGAAATCCGCCGTCGTCCGAAAGCTCCGCGTCCGGACGATTCACAGCCTCGACGCGCTGGAAACCGAAGAGCGCCGCGCGCTGCTGGATATCGAATGCGAGAGCGGGACCTACATCCGCAAGCTCTGTCACGACCTCGGACTGGCGCTGGGCACCGGCGCCCACATGGGCGACCTCCGGCGGACGAAGACGGGCACTTTCGACGACAGCTCGCTCGTCACGCTGCAGGATTTGGCCGACGGCCTCGCCTTCTGGCGTGAGGACGACGACCCCGAACTCCTCAAGGAGGTCGTCCAACCCGCCGAACGCGCCCTCGAACACCTGCCCGAACTGACAGTGGCACCCTCCGCAGCCCGCGAGATTGCTGAGGGCGCACCGGTCTACGCGCCCGGCGTTATTGAGACCGAACTGGGCGACGCTACGGAGGGTGACCTCGTCGCCTGCTACACCCCGGACGGCGCCGCGGTCTGTCTCGGACATCTGGTCGGCGACCCCGACGCCGAGTCCGGGGAAGTCGTCGAACTCGAACGGGTCCTCGTCTGA
- the cmk gene encoding (d)CMP kinase: MLITISGPAGSGKSTAAAALAEALDYDHISGGDIFRELAAERDMTPLELNKAAEEDDQIDRDLDRRLRNIAETRDDVVLESRLAGWMAGEYADFRIWLDAPLSVRAERIADREDKSVELARKETMERGDSEARRYLEYYNIDIDELGIYDLVLNTARLSPEGVVDVLMTTLEAYEGEADEGKAPIEDVRYEF, from the coding sequence ATGTTGATAACCATCTCCGGCCCCGCCGGCAGCGGCAAGAGCACGGCCGCCGCCGCGTTGGCCGAGGCGCTGGATTACGACCACATCAGCGGTGGTGACATTTTCCGCGAACTTGCGGCCGAACGCGACATGACGCCGCTCGAGTTGAACAAGGCGGCCGAAGAGGACGACCAGATCGACCGCGACCTCGACCGTCGACTCCGCAACATCGCCGAGACGCGCGACGACGTCGTACTCGAATCCCGTCTGGCCGGCTGGATGGCCGGCGAATACGCCGACTTCCGCATCTGGCTCGACGCGCCGCTTTCGGTTCGTGCCGAGCGAATCGCCGACCGCGAGGACAAATCCGTCGAACTCGCCCGCAAGGAGACGATGGAACGCGGCGACAGCGAGGCCCGCCGATATCTGGAATACTACAACATCGACATCGACGAACTCGGCATCTACGACCTCGTGCTCAACACCGCCCGCCTCTCGCCGGAGGGCGTCGTCGACGTCCTCATGACGACGCTCGAGGCCTACGAGGGCGAGGCCGACGAGGGCAAAGCACCCATCGAAGACGTCCGCTACGAGTTCTAA
- a CDS encoding DUF106 domain-containing protein, producing MARTASKVQELVREDAEMESAIETVLDRAEEGTVSWGDVSNELTSGQWGRLIEKGILVDSDGEGFDVEDPEGVRDALSDDELEMPDSPDTDSSWTKWDKMAAVASVSMFAGYTFEAVRNPLAEVIHIALGPLITTFNLPFFAVVMVLALFTGLYSTLLQSNLMNMEVMGKYQERMKEIQEKRKEAKERGDEEAVQRIQEEQMDAMADNLGMFKEQFRPMVWIMVLTIPVFLWMYAIIGFRGEPLYPELANSIRPMALPLAGETGWNTSLLGPIQTWIVWYFVCSMCFTQVIRKALNIQTTPT from the coding sequence ATGGCACGTACCGCCTCGAAAGTGCAGGAACTCGTCCGGGAGGACGCGGAGATGGAATCGGCCATCGAAACCGTCCTCGACCGGGCCGAGGAAGGGACCGTCTCGTGGGGTGACGTCTCCAACGAACTCACGAGCGGCCAGTGGGGTCGGCTCATCGAGAAGGGGATTCTCGTCGACTCCGACGGCGAGGGTTTCGACGTCGAGGACCCCGAAGGCGTCCGCGATGCGCTGTCGGACGACGAACTCGAAATGCCCGACTCGCCCGACACCGACTCCTCGTGGACCAAATGGGACAAGATGGCTGCCGTCGCCTCGGTGTCGATGTTCGCGGGCTATACCTTCGAGGCCGTCCGCAACCCGCTTGCGGAGGTCATCCACATCGCCCTCGGACCGCTCATTACGACGTTCAATCTCCCCTTCTTCGCCGTCGTGATGGTACTGGCGCTGTTCACTGGCCTCTACTCGACGCTGCTGCAGTCCAACCTGATGAACATGGAGGTCATGGGCAAATACCAGGAACGGATGAAAGAGATTCAGGAAAAGCGCAAGGAGGCCAAGGAACGCGGCGACGAGGAAGCCGTCCAGCGCATTCAGGAAGAGCAGATGGACGCGATGGCCGACAACCTCGGCATGTTCAAAGAGCAGTTCCGGCCGATGGTCTGGATTATGGTCCTGACCATCCCGGTCTTCCTGTGGATGTACGCCATCATCGGCTTCCGCGGGGAACCACTGTATCCGGAACTCGCCAACAGCATCCGGCCGATGGCGCTGCCACTGGCCGGCGAAACCGGCTGGAACACCAGCCTCCTCGGACCGATTCAGACCTGGATCGTCTGGTACTTCGTCTGCTCGATGTGCTTTACCCAGGTCATCCGGAAGGCGCTGAACATCCAGACCACGCCGACGTAA
- a CDS encoding DUF3006 domain-containing protein encodes MTLNGTYTATVDRIEEGQAVFLIEDDGETIDERLHPAPDLLEGVEEGTVCEVTFEEGALVGIEPQPETTASRRQRMREKFDRLSKRLGEE; translated from the coding sequence ATGACTCTGAACGGCACCTACACCGCGACGGTCGACCGCATCGAGGAAGGACAGGCCGTCTTCCTCATCGAGGACGACGGCGAGACGATAGACGAACGGCTCCATCCCGCGCCCGACCTGCTCGAGGGCGTCGAGGAGGGAACCGTCTGCGAGGTAACCTTCGAGGAGGGAGCGCTGGTCGGCATCGAACCGCAACCGGAAACGACCGCCAGTCGACGCCAGCGCATGCGCGAGAAGTTCGACCGCCTCTCGAAGCGGTTGGGCGAAGAGTAA
- a CDS encoding ComEC/Rec2 family competence protein, giving the protein MRRQLAVIAVCGMLLLSGCAAVEFDVEPTAGNGGNGDGGTLDGSDTTASAPEAGNLEVHVINVGQADATLLRTDEETMLIDSGGWRDDGETVIAYLEARGVDRIDHLVATHGHADHIGGHAAVIDHYETEKDGVGAVYDSGVPHTSQTYERYLDAVDRHDVDLFEVASGDEIPFNGTGTTVLNPESPGGEELHANGVAVHVAVGETAFLFTGDAERETESAMLDRHGEAIEADVYQAGHHGSDTSSGPEFLDTVDPEIAVISSAYDSQYGHPHDEPLQRFADRDVRAVWTAVHGSVVFEADGETISVRTQHDTTTDPLDIQDAEAATAEPTAPTEERFTIGDASGRIAPVDARTSDTTDVTP; this is encoded by the coding sequence ATGCGACGGCAACTCGCGGTCATCGCGGTCTGTGGAATGCTCCTGTTGTCGGGCTGTGCGGCCGTCGAGTTCGACGTCGAACCGACCGCCGGCAACGGCGGGAACGGCGACGGCGGCACCCTCGACGGCAGCGACACCACGGCCTCGGCGCCCGAAGCAGGTAACCTCGAAGTCCACGTCATCAACGTCGGACAGGCCGACGCGACCCTGCTTCGGACCGACGAGGAGACGATGCTCATCGACTCCGGCGGCTGGCGCGACGACGGCGAGACGGTCATCGCGTATCTCGAAGCCCGCGGCGTCGACCGCATCGACCACCTCGTGGCGACCCACGGCCACGCCGACCACATCGGCGGCCACGCGGCGGTCATCGACCACTACGAGACCGAAAAGGACGGCGTCGGCGCCGTCTACGACTCCGGGGTGCCACATACCTCCCAGACGTACGAGCGGTACCTCGATGCCGTCGACCGCCACGACGTCGACCTCTTCGAGGTCGCCTCCGGCGACGAGATTCCGTTCAACGGGACCGGCACGACGGTCCTCAATCCCGAATCCCCGGGCGGCGAGGAACTCCACGCCAACGGCGTCGCCGTCCACGTCGCCGTCGGCGAGACGGCCTTCCTCTTTACCGGCGACGCCGAACGCGAGACCGAATCGGCAATGCTCGACCGCCACGGCGAGGCCATCGAGGCCGACGTCTATCAGGCCGGCCACCACGGCTCCGATACGTCCTCGGGCCCGGAGTTCCTCGATACCGTCGACCCCGAAATAGCGGTAATCTCCTCGGCCTACGACTCCCAGTACGGCCACCCCCACGACGAACCGCTCCAGCGGTTCGCCGACCGTGATGTCCGGGCCGTCTGGACGGCCGTCCACGGCTCCGTCGTCTTCGAGGCCGACGGCGAAACGATATCGGTCCGGACCCAACACGACACCACGACGGACCCGCTCGACATACAGGACGCCGAGGCGGCGACTGCGGAACCGACTGCCCCGACCGAAGAGCGATTCACCATCGGCGACGCGTCGGGCCGAATCGCGCCCGTCGACGCCCGGACCAGCGACACCACGGACGTGACACCATGA
- a CDS encoding adenylate kinase: protein MSQPKILLLGPPGAGKGTQSSNIVEAYDVDHVTTGDALRANKDMETEHGTPREFMEAGELVPDPVVNEIVQAALEDADGFVLDGYPRNLSQAEYLDEITDLDLVALLDVDNDELVDRLTGRRVCDECGTNFHVDFAPPEEEGVCDECGGELIQRDDDTEETVKERLNVFEENTQPVIDYYEDEGELVRIDGEGTPDEVWEDLKAAIEDAN from the coding sequence ATGAGCCAGCCGAAGATTCTGCTGCTCGGGCCGCCGGGCGCCGGGAAGGGTACTCAATCCAGCAACATCGTCGAGGCGTACGACGTCGACCACGTCACGACGGGCGATGCTCTGCGTGCGAACAAGGACATGGAGACCGAACACGGGACGCCCCGCGAGTTCATGGAGGCCGGCGAACTCGTGCCGGACCCCGTCGTCAACGAGATCGTTCAGGCCGCACTCGAAGACGCCGACGGCTTCGTCCTCGACGGCTACCCGCGCAACCTCTCGCAGGCCGAGTATCTCGACGAAATCACGGACCTCGACCTCGTCGCGCTGCTCGACGTCGACAACGACGAACTGGTCGACCGTCTGACGGGCCGCCGCGTCTGCGACGAGTGTGGCACCAACTTCCACGTCGACTTCGCGCCGCCCGAGGAGGAAGGCGTCTGCGACGAGTGTGGCGGCGAACTCATCCAGCGCGACGACGACACCGAGGAGACCGTCAAGGAACGCCTCAACGTCTTCGAGGAGAACACACAGCCGGTCATCGACTACTACGAGGACGAGGGCGAACTCGTCCGCATCGACGGCGAGGGGACGCCCGACGAGGTCTGGGAGGACCTCAAGGCCGCCATCGAGGACGCGAACTAA
- a CDS encoding potassium channel family protein: protein MRRIRRRAAYYLLFISVLIVVAAVFYDVGMRTFEPGPYPPEGTEISLLHSMQIVVETFTATGYGSDAPWHSPEMNVLVMLLDITGVGLFFLALPAVLLPLFQEALTPSLPTAVDEDLSDHVVVCADTSRAEAAIDELTANGVGYVLVEPDRDRASDLSEDGYEVIHGDPEDSDALANANLAEARALVADVSDRVDASIVLTAKELAADVEILSVVEETDVARYHRLAGADHVLTPRQLLGRSLAEKVTTAVRTDLGEDVQVGEDIEIAEIPIRQGSDLLGKSIAESGLRERYGVNVIGTWLRGEFETPPSVDTPLERGTILLVAGGHAELESLKEAAFSTVRRFRNGETLLVGYGEVGRTVAEGLSAADVPHTIVDRQDLDAVDIVGDATDPETLQAAGIDRARSVVFALPDDTTTEFATLVVRDLDPSVEVIARAEQSRAVPKTYRAGADYVLSLATVTGRSIANRVIHDEEILSLGTNVEVVRTSAAELTGETLREARVRERTGCTVVGIERDGEVLTDIDPDMRLRAADTVVIAGTDTGTNRFAELFG from the coding sequence ATGCGCCGGATTCGACGCCGGGCGGCCTACTATCTGCTCTTCATTAGCGTGCTCATCGTCGTCGCCGCGGTGTTCTACGATGTCGGGATGCGGACCTTCGAACCCGGGCCGTATCCGCCGGAAGGGACCGAAATATCGCTGCTGCACTCGATGCAAATCGTCGTCGAGACGTTCACCGCGACGGGCTATGGGTCGGATGCCCCGTGGCACAGCCCGGAGATGAACGTCCTCGTGATGCTGCTGGACATCACGGGCGTTGGATTGTTCTTCCTCGCGCTGCCGGCCGTCCTGCTGCCGCTGTTCCAGGAGGCGCTGACGCCGTCGCTGCCGACGGCCGTCGACGAGGACCTCTCGGACCACGTCGTCGTCTGTGCGGACACCTCCCGGGCCGAGGCGGCCATCGACGAACTGACCGCCAACGGCGTGGGATACGTGCTGGTCGAACCGGACCGGGACCGTGCCTCCGACCTCAGCGAGGACGGCTACGAGGTCATCCACGGTGACCCCGAAGACAGCGACGCGCTGGCGAACGCCAACCTCGCCGAGGCGCGGGCGCTCGTGGCCGACGTCTCCGACCGCGTCGACGCGAGTATCGTCCTCACGGCCAAGGAACTGGCCGCCGACGTGGAGATTCTCAGCGTCGTCGAGGAGACCGACGTGGCGAGATATCACCGGCTTGCGGGCGCCGACCACGTGCTCACGCCGCGGCAACTGCTCGGCCGGAGCCTCGCCGAGAAGGTGACGACGGCCGTCCGGACGGACCTCGGCGAGGACGTTCAGGTCGGCGAGGATATCGAAATCGCTGAGATTCCGATACGGCAGGGAAGCGACCTGCTCGGCAAGAGCATCGCCGAAAGCGGCCTCCGGGAACGCTACGGGGTAAACGTCATCGGGACGTGGCTCCGCGGGGAGTTCGAAACGCCGCCGTCGGTCGATACGCCGCTCGAACGCGGGACGATACTGCTGGTCGCCGGCGGCCACGCGGAACTGGAGTCACTCAAGGAGGCCGCGTTCTCGACGGTCCGGCGGTTCCGCAACGGCGAGACGCTGCTGGTCGGCTACGGCGAGGTGGGCCGGACGGTCGCCGAGGGACTTTCGGCGGCCGACGTGCCCCACACCATCGTCGACCGGCAGGACCTCGATGCGGTCGACATCGTCGGCGACGCGACGGACCCCGAGACGCTACAAGCGGCCGGTATCGACCGCGCGCGCTCGGTCGTCTTCGCGCTGCCGGACGACACGACCACGGAGTTCGCGACGCTTGTCGTCCGCGACCTCGACCCGTCCGTCGAGGTCATCGCGCGGGCCGAACAGAGTCGGGCCGTGCCCAAAACCTACCGCGCGGGAGCGGACTACGTCCTCTCGTTGGCGACGGTCACCGGCCGCTCTATCGCCAACCGGGTCATCCACGACGAGGAAATCCTCTCGCTTGGGACCAACGTCGAGGTGGTTCGGACCTCGGCGGCCGAACTGACCGGCGAAACGCTCCGGGAGGCACGCGTCCGCGAACGGACCGGCTGTACCGTCGTCGGCATCGAGCGCGACGGCGAGGTGCTAACTGACATCGACCCCGACATGCGGCTCCGAGCGGCAGATACCGTCGTCATCGCGGGCACGGATACGGGAACCAACCGCTTCGCGGAACTGTTCGGGTGA
- a CDS encoding potassium channel family protein: MYIVIVGAGDIGTPLIEMATEGGNEVVVIENDANRAENAASRFDCLVLNDDATVKDTLADAGTDRADAVISTTDRDATNIMVCLLAQEFDVPQVVSVVHDPEHMNIFRQIGVHTMQNPQSLIAEYLFRSVQRPSVVDFMHIGDEAEVFEIVVEEDAPIDGESIAEAASQGLLTEDMLIVAIERESEETPITPRGRTIVRGGDLVTVYSSSGVTESVLEIFTG; this comes from the coding sequence ATGTATATCGTCATCGTCGGTGCTGGTGATATCGGGACGCCACTTATCGAAATGGCGACGGAGGGCGGCAACGAGGTCGTCGTTATCGAAAACGATGCCAACCGTGCAGAAAACGCCGCTAGCAGATTCGACTGCCTCGTTCTCAATGACGATGCGACGGTCAAGGACACGCTGGCCGATGCAGGCACCGACCGGGCGGATGCGGTCATCTCGACGACGGACCGAGACGCGACCAACATCATGGTCTGTCTGCTCGCTCAGGAGTTCGATGTCCCGCAGGTCGTCTCCGTCGTCCACGACCCCGAACATATGAACATCTTCCGGCAAATCGGCGTCCACACGATGCAGAACCCCCAGAGCCTCATTGCCGAATATCTCTTCCGGTCGGTTCAACGGCCCTCGGTCGTCGACTTCATGCATATCGGCGATGAGGCCGAAGTCTTCGAAATCGTAGTCGAAGAAGACGCCCCTATCGACGGCGAGTCCATCGCTGAGGCGGCCTCACAGGGGCTGTTGACCGAGGATATGCTCATCGTCGCCATCGAGCGCGAGAGCGAAGAGACGCCGATTACCCCGCGCGGCAGGACTATCGTCCGGGGCGGCGACCTCGTCACGGTGTATTCCTCCAGCGGCGTCACCGAATCCGTCCTCGAAATTTTCACCGGTTGA
- a CDS encoding TrkH family potassium uptake protein — protein sequence MSGTRRQDLAIIARDVGSLLLIQALVMTVSLGVAVVFREWYAALAFLVSGGITAGIGGLTRLRFLDAPDPLMKHGMVIAAAGWFFTAVFGSLPFLLTAHLTPPSVAAATASAAGFETSSLRYFRHPLHALFESMSGWTGSGLTMAVHEPTLPRAIQWWRSVIQWVGGVGVIVLTVAILSRPGSGSYTLYKSETRERRIHPSIVSTVRTVWKIFVAYTFVSVLALFVAIRLSAYGSGLTLFEAGWQALNHAMTGLATGGFSVTDNSIGTYNSPLIEGVLLPVMSLGAIAFPIHFAVLSERDPRELFADLQTRWLFALLGIGAVVLSVQNLLFVGQTGPLGSTAAVPDLLAPFITTAQADAIRDGTFQFISALTCTGFQSSPIGNWSAGGKLLISGAMVLGGAAGSTVGGIKIIRAYLIAKGIRWQFSQVFLPDSAVAMAKIGDRKLSQTQMNREFGEAAIVAVLWLALLAASSLVLVNLAGAEFSYADALFEVASAQGNVGLSTGIVGPSMHPLAEAMFVLNMWIGRLEIIPVLVFGRALVYGLRP from the coding sequence ATGTCGGGGACACGTAGACAGGACCTCGCGATTATCGCTCGCGACGTCGGGTCGCTGCTGCTGATACAGGCGCTCGTGATGACCGTCAGCCTCGGCGTCGCCGTCGTCTTCCGGGAATGGTACGCCGCCCTCGCCTTCCTTGTCTCCGGCGGAATCACCGCCGGCATCGGTGGTCTGACGCGATTGCGGTTCCTCGACGCGCCGGACCCGCTGATGAAACACGGGATGGTTATCGCCGCCGCAGGCTGGTTTTTCACGGCCGTCTTCGGCTCGCTTCCCTTCCTCCTGACCGCACACCTCACACCCCCGTCGGTCGCCGCCGCGACCGCCAGCGCCGCCGGCTTCGAAACGTCCAGCCTGCGGTATTTCCGCCATCCGCTCCACGCGCTGTTCGAATCGATGAGCGGCTGGACCGGCAGCGGCCTCACGATGGCCGTCCACGAACCGACGCTCCCGCGGGCGATTCAGTGGTGGCGCTCGGTCATCCAGTGGGTCGGCGGCGTCGGCGTCATCGTGCTTACGGTCGCCATCCTTTCGCGGCCCGGAAGCGGGAGCTATACGCTTTATAAGAGCGAGACACGGGAGCGACGCATCCATCCAAGCATCGTCTCGACGGTCCGAACCGTGTGGAAAATCTTCGTCGCCTACACGTTCGTTTCGGTCCTCGCCCTCTTCGTCGCGATTCGACTCAGCGCCTACGGGAGCGGCCTCACTCTCTTCGAGGCCGGATGGCAGGCGCTGAACCACGCAATGACCGGCCTCGCGACGGGCGGGTTCAGCGTCACGGACAACTCCATCGGCACCTACAACTCGCCGCTCATCGAGGGCGTGCTGTTGCCGGTGATGTCCCTCGGAGCCATCGCCTTTCCCATCCATTTCGCCGTCCTCTCCGAGCGGGACCCCCGCGAACTGTTCGCCGACCTCCAGACCCGGTGGCTGTTCGCCCTGCTCGGTATCGGCGCCGTCGTGCTGTCGGTACAGAACCTGCTTTTCGTCGGGCAGACGGGCCCGCTCGGGAGTACGGCCGCTGTTCCCGACCTCCTCGCGCCGTTCATCACGACCGCACAGGCCGACGCGATTCGTGACGGCACCTTCCAGTTCATCAGCGCGCTCACCTGTACCGGCTTTCAGTCCTCACCAATCGGCAACTGGAGTGCCGGCGGCAAACTCCTCATCTCCGGCGCGATGGTCCTCGGCGGCGCCGCCGGGTCGACCGTGGGCGGCATCAAAATCATTCGTGCGTACCTCATCGCGAAGGGCATCCGCTGGCAGTTCTCGCAGGTGTTCCTCCCGGACAGTGCCGTTGCGATGGCGAAAATCGGCGACCGGAAACTCTCCCAAACCCAGATGAACCGTGAGTTCGGCGAGGCCGCCATCGTCGCCGTCCTCTGGTTGGCGCTTCTGGCGGCATCGAGTCTCGTTCTCGTCAATCTGGCCGGCGCGGAGTTCAGCTACGCCGACGCCCTCTTCGAAGTCGCGAGCGCACAGGGCAACGTCGGCCTCTCGACCGGTATCGTCGGACCGTCGATGCACCCGCTTGCCGAGGCGATGTTCGTCCTGAACATGTGGATCGGTCGCCTCGAAATTATCCCCGTGCTCGTGTTCGGGCGGGCGCTCGTCTACGGCCTCCGGCCCTGA
- a CDS encoding TrkH family potassium uptake protein, with the protein MTFRVRWRTSLSLVGTVIKYLAVSMLVPLVVSLIYWEDIWVFVVSIVLTVAVGLSLEQLDPDPDVEAPEALALVSLSWLAVAIVGAVPYLLAGYGTASTLADPVNALFESMSGFTTTGATVMGTIGFEQHSHAILMWRQLTQWLGGMGIIVLMIAILPELAVNGAQLMQAEAPGPELQKLTPRIAETARALWLVYFGFTIVYIALLYALNIVGLAPNMGLYNAFAHGFTTLPTGGFSPEADSIAAFSAAVQWVVIPFMFVAGVNFGLFWYVLQGDFREMTDNVEFRWYAGAIAAVTAVLAALLFSGSAPVLDLGGATQGVTENAVRQALFQVVSLLNSTGYATSDFAQWDSNAQMVLLFAMFIGGSAGSTGGGVKVVRWLVVFKGIRRELYSTARPNVVEPVRLGGAIVDEEAVRGIFAFTVLYLLMFGVATVLIALDASRVGYDLTALESLSASIATLGNIGPGFGSLGPFGSYLEFPDSSKLLMVLLMWFGRLEIVPVLALLVGTTRE; encoded by the coding sequence GTGACCTTTCGTGTTCGCTGGCGAACGAGCCTGAGTCTCGTCGGGACGGTCATCAAGTATCTGGCCGTCTCGATGCTGGTCCCGCTCGTCGTCTCCCTCATCTACTGGGAGGACATCTGGGTGTTCGTCGTTTCGATCGTGTTGACGGTCGCCGTCGGCCTCAGTCTCGAGCAACTGGACCCGGACCCCGACGTCGAGGCCCCGGAGGCGCTCGCGCTCGTCAGCCTCTCGTGGCTCGCCGTCGCCATCGTCGGCGCGGTACCGTACCTGCTTGCGGGCTACGGCACCGCCTCGACGCTCGCGGACCCGGTGAACGCCCTCTTCGAGTCGATGTCCGGATTCACGACGACCGGAGCGACCGTCATGGGTACCATCGGCTTCGAGCAGCATTCCCACGCGATTCTGATGTGGCGACAGTTGACTCAATGGCTCGGCGGCATGGGTATCATCGTGCTGATGATCGCCATTCTCCCCGAGTTGGCCGTCAACGGGGCACAGTTGATGCAAGCGGAGGCCCCGGGGCCGGAACTGCAGAAGCTCACCCCGCGCATCGCCGAGACGGCGCGGGCGCTGTGGCTGGTCTACTTCGGCTTTACTATCGTCTATATCGCCCTGCTGTACGCGCTCAATATCGTGGGGCTGGCGCCGAACATGGGTCTTTACAACGCCTTCGCCCACGGCTTTACGACGCTTCCGACGGGCGGGTTCTCCCCGGAGGCCGACAGCATCGCGGCCTTCTCGGCGGCCGTCCAGTGGGTCGTCATCCCGTTCATGTTCGTCGCCGGCGTCAACTTCGGGCTGTTCTGGTACGTTCTGCAGGGCGACTTCCGGGAGATGACGGATAACGTCGAATTCCGCTGGTACGCCGGCGCTATCGCGGCGGTCACCGCTGTGCTGGCTGCCCTGCTGTTCTCGGGGTCGGCCCCGGTACTGGACCTCGGCGGTGCGACCCAAGGCGTCACGGAAAACGCCGTTCGACAGGCGCTCTTTCAGGTCGTCTCGCTGCTGAACTCGACCGGATACGCGACGAGCGATTTCGCTCAGTGGGATTCGAACGCACAGATGGTCCTGCTCTTTGCGATGTTCATCGGTGGGTCCGCCGGGTCGACCGGTGGTGGCGTGAAGGTCGTCCGCTGGCTGGTCGTCTTCAAGGGTATTCGCCGTGAACTGTACAGTACGGCGCGGCCGAACGTGGTCGAACCGGTCCGACTCGGCGGCGCTATCGTCGACGAAGAGGCCGTCCGTGGTATCTTCGCGTTCACGGTGCTGTATCTGCTGATGTTCGGCGTCGCGACAGTGCTCATCGCGCTGGACGCGTCCCGAGTCGGCTACGACCTGACCGCGCTGGAGTCACTGAGCGCCTCGATTGCGACCCTCGGGAACATCGGACCGGGCTTCGGTTCGCTCGGCCCGTTCGGGAGCTATCTGGAGTTCCCCGACAGTTCGAAGCTACTGATGGTCCTGCTGATGTGGTTCGGGCGGCTTGAAATCGTGCCTGTCCTGGCCCTGCTCGTGGGAACGACCCGGGAATAA